From Mobula hypostoma chromosome 27, sMobHyp1.1, whole genome shotgun sequence, a single genomic window includes:
- the LOC134338570 gene encoding hydroxycarboxylic acid receptor 3-like, protein MANSTLQCAPREDVNSSYNPPVIIITFILGLAGNTIALWIFCVHVKSRKPSIVYSLNLLIADTLLVCCLPFRADYFIRGKDWIFGDGLCRLNIFMISLNRIGSVFFLMVIAIDRYFKVVHPLHKVNKIPTRCAVMIAGGLWIVAVAICLHLLIDKHLFEHHNVTNCEPFSINKALSPTAVWTDFIFIFFKFLLPVSVILFSTSSIIWRLRQMEVGMRAKYKRTVKLVIVVAAVFVICFLPTSVAVVGVLVTKLRSPSDCKSYHTAANIFYNTLFITYLNSVVDPIIYYFSTSQFQHALEKALVRLNLNFFQISH, encoded by the coding sequence ATGGCGAACTCGACCCTGCAATGTGCTCCTCGTGAAGATGTTAACTCGTCCTACAATCCGCCCGTAATTATCATCACATTCATCCTCGGGCTTGCTGGAAATacgattgctttgtggatcttttGTGTTCATGTGAAGTCGCGGAAACCAAGTATTGTGTACTCACTGAATCTCCTGATTGCGGACACTCTGTTAGTGTGCTGTCTACCTTTTCGGGCTGATTATTTTATCCGAGGGAAGGACTGGATTTTTGGTGATGGACTGTGTCGACTGAATATATTCATGATTTCCCTGAACCGGATTGGCAGCGTCTTTTTCCTCATGGTTATAGCGATCGATCGTTACTTTAAGGTGGTCCATCCACTCCACAAGGTAAACAAGATCCCTACAAGGTGTGCGGTGATGATAGCAGGCGGTCTGTGGATTGTAGCGGTGGCTATTTGCTTGCACTTGCTGATAGACAAACATCTCTTCGAACATCACAACGTGACAAACTGTGAGCCTTTCAGCATAAACAAGGCTCTAAGTCCCACAGCAGTTTGGActgactttatttttatattctttaagTTTCTTTTGCCAGTTTCAGTTATCCTGTTCTCTACGTCCTCCATCATCTGGAGGTTACGGCAGATGGAAGTTGGAATGCGGGCTAAATATAAGCGAACTGTGAAACTTGTGATAGTCGTGGCTGCGGTTTTTGTCATTTGCTTCTTGCCCACCAGTGTTGCTGTGGTCGGGGTTTTGGTGACTAAACTAAGAAGTCCATCCGACTGCAAGTCGTATCACACAGCAGCGAATATCTTTTACAATACTTTGTTTATAACGTATCTGAACAGTGTGGTCGATCCAATTATTTACTATTTTTCTACTTCGCAGTTTCAACATGCTTTGGAGAAAGCTCTAGTTCgtcttaatttaaattttttccaGATCAGCCACTGA